From one Halosimplex rubrum genomic stretch:
- a CDS encoding DUF502 domain-containing protein, with protein sequence MSRPDVNDIAQVAAEESREARRDLRQTLLSGLALTVPFLITVLVLIWALGFVAGMLAPLADALVALGPGSQMSDWVVQLLAGAIVFGLVFLVGVAAQHGPDTHVARRFDVLMEDLPGIGSIYTSVERMSDVLVEGDTESFREVKIVEFPREDCFALAFLTASTPPTVEAAAGHDAMETVFVPMAPNPVMGGHLVNLPEERIFDVDLSVEEGMQAIMTTGMAIDESVEDGGRGAD encoded by the coding sequence ATGTCCAGACCGGACGTGAACGACATCGCGCAGGTCGCGGCCGAGGAGAGCAGGGAGGCGCGTCGGGACCTCAGGCAGACGCTGCTGTCGGGGCTGGCGCTGACGGTCCCGTTCCTGATCACCGTCCTCGTGTTGATCTGGGCGCTGGGGTTCGTCGCCGGCATGCTGGCGCCGCTGGCCGACGCGCTCGTCGCGCTCGGCCCGGGCAGCCAGATGAGCGACTGGGTCGTGCAACTGCTGGCCGGGGCCATCGTGTTCGGGCTCGTGTTCCTCGTCGGGGTCGCCGCCCAGCACGGCCCGGACACCCACGTCGCCCGCCGATTCGACGTGCTGATGGAGGACCTGCCCGGCATCGGCTCCATCTACACCAGCGTCGAGCGCATGAGCGACGTGCTGGTCGAGGGCGACACCGAGAGCTTCCGCGAGGTGAAGATCGTCGAGTTCCCCCGCGAGGACTGCTTCGCGCTCGCCTTCCTCACCGCGAGCACGCCGCCGACGGTCGAAGCCGCCGCCGGTCACGACGCGATGGAGACCGTCTTCGTCCCGATGGCGCCCAACCCCGTGATGGGCGGGCACCTCGTCAACCTCCCGGAAGAGCGCATCTTCGACGTGGATCTCTCCGTCGAGGAGGGGATGCAGGCGATCATGACGACCGGCATGGCCATCGACGAGAGCGTCGAGGACGGCGGCCGCGGCGCCGACTGA
- a CDS encoding peroxiredoxin family protein, translated as MSLDGESAPEFELPSTAGDTVALADELAQGPAVVLINRGVWCSFCAEQLQTFGEVSYDMWFHDDVSVVPVVPDPLPEVTEMRDRYDLSIQLLADPEGEVCERYSGTEETSHGLTGKAATYVVDGGGTVRYEDRSDTPADRTYGNWVRYYVRNGYEPPFEG; from the coding sequence ATGAGCCTCGACGGCGAATCCGCGCCGGAGTTCGAACTGCCGAGCACCGCCGGCGACACCGTCGCCCTCGCCGACGAACTGGCGCAGGGGCCGGCGGTGGTCCTGATCAACCGCGGCGTCTGGTGTTCCTTCTGCGCCGAACAGCTCCAGACGTTCGGCGAGGTGTCCTACGATATGTGGTTCCACGACGACGTGAGCGTCGTCCCGGTCGTCCCCGACCCGCTCCCCGAGGTCACGGAGATGCGCGACCGCTACGACCTGTCGATCCAGCTCCTGGCCGACCCCGAGGGCGAGGTCTGCGAGCGCTACAGCGGCACCGAGGAGACGAGTCACGGGCTCACCGGCAAGGCGGCCACCTACGTCGTCGACGGGGGCGGGACCGTCCGGTACGAGGACCGCTCGGACACCCCCGCCGACCGCACCTACGGCAACTGGGTGCGCTACTACGTCCGGAACGGCTACGAGCCGCCGTTCGAGGGGTGA
- the purM gene encoding phosphoribosylformylglycinamidine cyclo-ligase produces MTDGDAADGPEEADGTDEEGLTYAEAGVDIAGQEAATAALVGATGDFEGDFAGLLDIGDRYLALAADGVGTKLLVAEALDDYSTIGIDCIAMNANDLVAAGVDPVAFVDYLAVEEPDDATAEQIGEGLDEGAERAGVALVGGETAVMPDVIKGLDIAGTCAGLAPKDAIFPGEAEAGDVVVGWPSSGIHSNGLTLAREAATRDHEYTDPFPPNPDRSIGEELLEPTRIYSDLLGPLREVDTHAAAHVTGGGWTNLTRMGECHYEITDPFDAQPVFAFVQREGDVTDEEMHRTFNMGTGFVAAMSEADAEAVVDATDDGRIIGRVEDGEACVAVRGLEL; encoded by the coding sequence ATGACCGACGGGGACGCTGCGGACGGACCGGAAGAAGCGGACGGGACCGACGAGGAGGGACTGACCTACGCCGAGGCGGGCGTCGACATCGCCGGCCAGGAGGCCGCGACGGCGGCGCTGGTCGGCGCGACCGGCGACTTCGAGGGCGACTTCGCCGGCCTGCTCGACATCGGCGACCGCTACCTCGCGCTGGCGGCCGACGGCGTCGGGACCAAGCTCCTGGTCGCCGAGGCGCTCGACGACTACTCGACCATCGGCATCGACTGCATCGCCATGAACGCCAACGACCTGGTCGCGGCGGGCGTCGACCCCGTCGCGTTCGTCGACTACCTCGCCGTCGAGGAGCCCGACGACGCCACCGCCGAGCAGATCGGTGAGGGCCTCGACGAGGGCGCCGAGCGCGCCGGCGTCGCCCTCGTCGGCGGCGAGACCGCGGTGATGCCCGACGTGATCAAGGGCCTCGACATCGCCGGCACCTGCGCGGGACTCGCGCCAAAGGACGCCATCTTCCCCGGCGAGGCCGAGGCGGGCGACGTGGTCGTGGGGTGGCCCTCCTCGGGTATCCACTCGAACGGGCTGACGCTCGCCCGCGAGGCCGCCACGCGCGACCACGAGTACACCGACCCGTTCCCGCCGAATCCCGACAGGTCGATCGGCGAGGAACTCCTGGAGCCGACGCGGATCTACAGTGACCTGCTGGGGCCGCTCCGCGAGGTCGACACCCACGCCGCCGCCCACGTCACCGGCGGCGGCTGGACGAACCTGACCCGGATGGGCGAGTGCCACTACGAGATCACGGACCCCTTCGACGCCCAGCCGGTCTTCGCGTTCGTCCAGCGGGAGGGCGACGTGACCGACGAGGAGATGCACCGCACGTTCAACATGGGCACCGGCTTCGTCGCCGCGATGTCCGAGGCCGACGCCGAAGCGGTCGTCGACGCGACCGACGACGGACGGATTATCGGCCGCGTCGAGGACGGCGAGGCGTGCGTCGCGGTCCGCGGGCTGGAGCTGTAG
- a CDS encoding SDR family NAD(P)-dependent oxidoreductase, with the protein MTAAGGSDSVLGEGHVALVTGSTSGIGAETARNLAATGATVVVHGRDRAAGEELVADLPGDGHAFYAADYADFDEVRALADAVLADFDRLDCLVNNAGTWQGDRHLVDVPGIDDGVESTFAVNHLATFLLTNALVDRLAATGERRAQERSDDGERGHDADAADPARVVTVSSDLHRRAELDLDGVRGPDGPSGVGAYGHSKLANVLFTYELARRLPGSVTANCCHPGVSPSTGLSRNGSLVAGLGWKLFGAVGRLTGTVDTAAESAETGTYLAISPAVTDTTGEYFDDCEAVRPAEAAADRDAQRDLWRASVAWLGLDEAEVVGTGGERAPET; encoded by the coding sequence ATGACAGCTGCAGGCGGGAGCGACTCGGTGCTCGGCGAGGGACACGTCGCGCTCGTGACCGGGTCGACGAGCGGTATCGGAGCGGAGACGGCGCGCAACCTCGCCGCGACCGGTGCGACCGTCGTCGTCCACGGTCGCGACCGCGCGGCCGGCGAGGAACTGGTCGCCGACCTCCCCGGCGACGGTCACGCCTTCTACGCCGCCGACTACGCCGACTTCGACGAGGTGCGCGCGCTCGCCGACGCCGTGCTCGCGGACTTCGACCGACTGGACTGCCTGGTCAACAACGCCGGGACGTGGCAGGGCGACCGCCACCTGGTCGACGTGCCGGGGATCGACGACGGCGTCGAGTCGACCTTCGCCGTCAACCACCTCGCGACGTTCCTGCTGACGAACGCGCTGGTCGACCGCCTCGCGGCGACGGGCGAACGGCGGGCCCAGGAGCGGAGCGACGACGGAGAACGCGGCCACGACGCCGACGCGGCCGACCCGGCTCGCGTCGTGACGGTCTCCTCGGACCTCCACCGGCGAGCCGAACTCGACCTCGACGGCGTCCGCGGTCCCGACGGGCCCAGTGGCGTGGGGGCCTACGGCCACTCGAAGCTCGCGAACGTCCTGTTCACGTACGAACTCGCCCGGAGGCTCCCGGGGAGTGTGACGGCCAACTGCTGTCACCCGGGCGTGTCGCCGTCGACCGGGCTGTCGCGAAACGGCTCGCTGGTCGCCGGCCTCGGCTGGAAACTGTTCGGCGCGGTCGGGCGGTTGACCGGCACGGTCGATACCGCGGCCGAGTCCGCCGAGACGGGGACCTACCTGGCGATCTCGCCCGCGGTGACCGACACGACCGGCGAGTACTTCGACGACTGCGAGGCCGTTCGCCCGGCCGAGGCCGCCGCCGACCGCGACGCCCAGCGGGACCTCTGGCGGGCCAGCGTCGCGTGGCTGGGTCTCGACGAGGCCGAGGTCGTCGGTACCGGCGGTGAACGAGCGCCGGAGACGTGA
- a CDS encoding SDR family NAD(P)-dependent oxidoreductase, whose product MSRNDESVRAVGGDGGGPVVLVTGAGGGIGSAIALGFAERGWRVYATDVATPLPERVRARCETRALDVTDDERCERVVDEVVAEAGRLDCLVNNAGYAEAGPVEDVPVDAAREGFDVLVHGPHRLARAALPHMRERGRGRIVTVSSVMGLLASPGLGAYAAGKAAVESLHDALRVELRTSGVDVSLVEPAWVETDFADAARRRLAGRERTPAYTRTYAGLDDGWVLDGNPLAVGPERVAAAVVRAAEADDPKARYPVGRFARFVRWANWLPAPAIDAIQAGYERATATVGRLIG is encoded by the coding sequence GTGTCACGCAACGACGAGTCGGTTCGTGCGGTCGGGGGCGACGGGGGCGGGCCGGTCGTCCTCGTGACGGGCGCAGGCGGGGGGATCGGGTCGGCCATCGCGCTCGGGTTCGCCGAGCGGGGGTGGCGCGTGTACGCGACCGACGTGGCGACGCCGCTACCCGAGCGCGTCCGGGCCCGCTGTGAGACCCGCGCGCTGGACGTGACCGACGACGAGCGGTGCGAACGCGTCGTCGACGAGGTGGTCGCCGAGGCCGGGCGGCTGGACTGCCTGGTCAACAACGCCGGCTACGCCGAAGCCGGGCCCGTCGAGGACGTGCCCGTCGACGCCGCTCGCGAGGGATTCGACGTGCTCGTCCACGGTCCCCACCGGCTCGCTCGCGCCGCCCTCCCGCACATGCGCGAGCGCGGTCGGGGACGGATCGTCACCGTCTCCAGCGTCATGGGCCTGCTCGCCTCGCCGGGCCTGGGTGCCTACGCCGCGGGGAAGGCCGCCGTCGAATCGCTCCACGACGCGCTCCGGGTCGAACTGCGCACGAGCGGCGTCGACGTGTCCCTGGTCGAGCCGGCGTGGGTCGAGACCGACTTCGCCGACGCGGCGCGCCGGCGGCTGGCCGGCCGCGAGCGGACGCCCGCCTACACGCGGACCTACGCCGGCCTCGATGACGGGTGGGTCCTCGACGGCAACCCGCTGGCCGTGGGACCGGAACGCGTCGCCGCGGCCGTCGTTCGCGCCGCCGAGGCCGACGACCCGAAGGCCCGCTACCCCGTGGGGCGGTTCGCCCGTTTCGTCCGGTGGGCGAACTGGCTCCCCGCACCCGCCATCGACGCGATCCAGGCCGGCTACGAGCGGGCGACCGCGACGGTCGGACGCTTGATCGGCTGA
- a CDS encoding FAD-dependent oxidoreductase: MTLAAVDRYDPGRVGDVGGRAVVLGGSVAGLCAARVLADGFDEVVVVERDSLPDAPVARDGAPQTSHPHALLSAGQAVLEDLFVGFGEDLVRAGGLVVDTTRNFLEYQRGGFVAPGTERTPTYCATRPLFEHVVRRRLRERDAVRLLSPCLFVDYRTDDAGRAVTGVTVREGDGPTESLAADLVVDATGRASRTPEWLDDAGYDAPPTDRVEIDLQYSSVRIDRPPGDRRVVSVPPDPPRRRGAALIPVEGDRWEVILAEMGADGGPADRASVVAFAEDLPVDLVGELLRDRPWVSDDVARYPFPASVRRRYERLDRFPEGLVVTGDALASFNPVYGQGMSVAALDALVLHGALADGGRDRLGPRFFDRVAPVLDTPWQLAVGADRGFAATDGSASPAERLFERYFDRLLRRAHEDSAVAAAYQEVVGLERPPTALLRPSVLARVLLPVGGDAERTGPPRTAPPASDRGPPLGDDEPPVERDRSQRPT; encoded by the coding sequence GTGACGCTCGCGGCCGTCGACCGCTATGACCCCGGTCGCGTCGGTGACGTGGGCGGTCGCGCGGTCGTCCTCGGAGGGAGCGTCGCGGGACTGTGCGCGGCGCGAGTGCTCGCCGACGGCTTCGACGAGGTGGTCGTCGTCGAGCGCGATTCGCTGCCCGACGCACCGGTCGCCCGCGACGGCGCCCCCCAGACGAGCCACCCCCACGCGTTGCTGTCGGCCGGCCAGGCGGTCCTGGAGGATCTGTTCGTCGGCTTCGGCGAGGACCTGGTCCGGGCGGGGGGACTCGTCGTCGACACCACGCGCAACTTCCTCGAGTACCAGCGCGGCGGGTTCGTGGCGCCCGGTACCGAGCGGACGCCGACCTACTGCGCCACCCGGCCGCTGTTCGAGCACGTCGTCCGTCGCCGTCTCCGCGAGCGCGACGCCGTTCGCCTGCTGAGCCCCTGTCTGTTCGTCGACTACCGCACCGACGACGCCGGCCGCGCGGTGACCGGCGTCACCGTCCGCGAGGGCGACGGCCCGACGGAGTCGCTCGCGGCCGACCTCGTCGTCGACGCCACCGGCCGGGCCAGTCGGACGCCGGAGTGGCTCGACGACGCCGGGTACGACGCCCCGCCGACCGATCGGGTGGAGATCGACCTCCAGTACAGCTCCGTCCGGATCGACCGCCCGCCGGGCGACCGCCGGGTGGTCAGCGTCCCGCCGGACCCGCCGCGGCGCCGCGGCGCCGCGCTGATACCCGTCGAGGGCGACCGATGGGAGGTGATCCTCGCCGAGATGGGCGCCGACGGCGGCCCGGCCGACCGCGCCAGCGTGGTGGCGTTCGCCGAGGACCTGCCGGTCGATCTGGTGGGCGAGCTCCTGCGCGACCGCCCGTGGGTCTCCGACGACGTCGCCCGCTACCCCTTCCCCGCGAGCGTGCGCCGCCGCTACGAACGGCTCGACCGGTTCCCCGAGGGGCTGGTCGTCACCGGTGACGCGCTCGCGAGTTTCAACCCCGTCTACGGGCAGGGGATGTCCGTCGCCGCCCTCGACGCGTTGGTGCTCCACGGCGCGCTGGCCGACGGCGGCCGCGACCGACTCGGCCCCCGCTTTTTCGACCGGGTCGCGCCGGTGCTGGACACCCCCTGGCAACTGGCGGTCGGCGCCGACCGCGGCTTCGCGGCGACCGACGGCTCGGCCTCGCCGGCCGAACGGCTGTTCGAGCGGTACTTCGACCGCCTGCTCCGGCGGGCCCACGAGGACAGCGCCGTCGCCGCGGCCTACCAAGAAGTCGTCGGGCTGGAGCGACCGCCGACCGCCCTGCTCCGCCCCTCGGTCCTCGCCCGGGTCCTGCTCCCAGTCGGTGGGGACGCCGAGCGGACGGGGCCGCCGCGGACCGCCCCGCCCGCCTCAGACCGGGGGCCGCCCCTCGGCGATGACGAACCGCCCGTCGAACGCGACCGCTCCCAGCGACCGACCTAA
- a CDS encoding acetoacetate decarboxylase family protein has product MGRTATVAAPIAVTPIAAAALGDGATDILSADSTEGIGVSDRTPKTHTLSTGHEVAVPLETEAEATAVAVAADAGAAGEWLPEGLTPVRLSPGRTAVTFLSVDYRRIGDDAMAPYEEFGVLLAATPADGPVPELGAVRDGLGGYVAALPVTTEPARALGVEIWGYPKSVADIGITDRGDRRRTAVGDERGHVLTLDAPWNPRFRTTVETASYTGGDGTESGPERPETAVRRQPLELSGRFGARPFGGRYSLGTHPLAERLRGLGLGRSLGAVAFDGRFVIAEGRPPV; this is encoded by the coding sequence GTGGGACGGACCGCCACCGTCGCGGCTCCCATCGCCGTGACTCCCATCGCCGCGGCCGCTCTCGGAGACGGCGCCACCGACATTCTTTCGGCCGACTCGACCGAAGGGATCGGCGTGTCCGACCGGACGCCGAAGACGCACACGCTCTCGACGGGCCACGAGGTCGCCGTGCCGCTGGAGACCGAGGCCGAGGCGACGGCGGTCGCCGTCGCGGCCGACGCGGGAGCGGCCGGCGAGTGGCTCCCCGAGGGCCTCACACCGGTTCGTCTCTCCCCGGGACGGACCGCGGTCACCTTCCTCTCGGTGGACTACCGTCGGATCGGCGACGACGCGATGGCGCCTTACGAGGAGTTCGGCGTCCTCCTCGCGGCGACGCCCGCCGACGGCCCCGTCCCGGAACTCGGCGCCGTTCGGGACGGCCTCGGCGGCTACGTCGCGGCGCTCCCGGTCACGACCGAACCGGCCCGCGCCCTCGGCGTCGAGATCTGGGGGTACCCGAAGTCCGTCGCCGATATCGGGATCACCGACCGCGGCGACCGCCGGCGGACGGCCGTCGGCGACGAGCGAGGGCACGTCCTCACGCTCGACGCGCCGTGGAACCCGCGATTTCGGACGACCGTCGAGACGGCGAGTTACACCGGTGGGGACGGAACCGAGAGCGGTCCCGAGCGGCCCGAAACGGCCGTCCGACGCCAACCCCTGGAACTGTCCGGGCGGTTCGGCGCCCGACCGTTCGGGGGACGATACTCGCTGGGGACCCATCCGCTGGCCGAGCGGCTGCGCGGCCTCGGGTTAGGTCGGTCGCTGGGAGCGGTCGCGTTCGACGGGCGGTTCGTCATCGCCGAGGGGCGGCCCCCGGTCTGA
- a CDS encoding aldo/keto reductase: MEYTTLGSTGMEVSKVCLGCMSFGSGDSWMLDEEEGRELVERAIDLGVNFFDTANTYSAGESEEILGDVLADYDRDEQVVATKVRFSGAKDHRNAEGLSRKTIEQELTHSLDRLGMDTVDLYQIHRWDYDTPIETTLRALDDAVSRGQVRHIGASSMWAHQFQRALQVSDEEGLARFETMQNLYHLTYREEEREMYPVCDRENVGVLPWSPLAAGYLTRPHEEFTSTDRGEHEIDYGTPYHQGPGSEAINGRVEELADDKGVTMAQIALAWQFQNDNVDAPIVGTSSIEHLEAAVEALDVSLSDSDVEYLEEPYEPVPVYGHE, from the coding sequence ATGGAGTACACCACGCTCGGATCCACGGGCATGGAAGTCTCGAAGGTCTGTCTCGGCTGTATGAGCTTCGGGAGCGGGGACAGTTGGATGCTCGACGAGGAGGAGGGCCGCGAACTCGTCGAGCGGGCCATCGACCTGGGTGTCAACTTCTTCGACACCGCGAACACCTATTCGGCGGGCGAGAGCGAGGAGATTCTCGGCGACGTGCTCGCCGACTACGACCGCGACGAGCAGGTCGTCGCCACCAAGGTTCGCTTCTCGGGCGCCAAGGACCACCGCAACGCCGAGGGCCTCTCGCGCAAGACCATCGAGCAGGAACTCACCCACTCGCTCGACCGACTCGGCATGGACACCGTCGATCTCTACCAGATCCACCGCTGGGATTACGACACACCGATCGAGACCACCCTCCGCGCGCTCGACGACGCCGTCTCCCGGGGGCAGGTCCGCCACATCGGCGCCTCGTCGATGTGGGCCCACCAGTTCCAGCGAGCCCTGCAGGTCAGCGACGAGGAGGGGCTCGCTCGCTTCGAGACGATGCAGAACCTCTATCACCTGACCTACCGCGAGGAGGAACGCGAGATGTACCCCGTCTGCGACCGGGAGAACGTCGGCGTCCTCCCGTGGAGCCCGCTGGCGGCCGGCTACCTGACCCGTCCCCACGAGGAGTTCACCTCGACCGACCGCGGCGAGCACGAGATCGACTACGGGACGCCCTACCACCAGGGGCCCGGTAGCGAGGCGATCAACGGACGCGTCGAGGAACTGGCCGACGACAAGGGCGTCACGATGGCCCAGATCGCCCTGGCCTGGCAGTTCCAGAACGACAACGTCGACGCGCCGATCGTCGGCACGTCCAGTATCGAACACCTCGAAGCGGCCGTCGAGGCCCTGGACGTGTCGCTGTCGGATTCCGACGTGGAGTACCTCGAAGAACCCTACGAGCCCGTCCCCGTCTACGGCCACGAGTAG
- a CDS encoding DUF460 domain-containing protein, which yields MSTRTSALDAVVFGVDVQSGDVRGDVSYALVAFDGEHVDRDVVSRRKLRRLIRDERPAIVATDNMYELAENKDALVHFLGELPDETTLVQVTGAERPEPLSRVANRHDVPYGKDPMKEAEAAARLAANNVGQVVSAFTDETEVKVSRGRSTGGGGGWSEDRYTRRIHGSVKKRTREVESDLKEAGLEFEREETEKYGGFSNAIFTVEGRPRDIPVSNERAGDVRVEVERVRRDGIEFRPLAKRRDHVVVGVDPGTTTAVAIVGLDGEVLDVLSTRTADSADVTEWIVERGRPVIVAADVTPMPNTVEKLRRSFDAAGWTPDRDLPVDVKQHRTREEGYDNDHERDAMAAAFGAFDARKDQFERIAAKVPPGQDVGPVVARVVAGEESVETVLDDLRDDGGEDGEEPDRPDNEQSPEQKRISQLESQVAQLQSHVESLEETVDEKDDRIDDLEGKLSEARSETRVEARKDREVTRLERENRRLTGEVDEREERIDDLEGKLERLKALWKLDHSNFADISEKKKGLVPVKVVEQFTSDAIDDADERFGLAEDDVVMFRDASGAGASTADKIVDVDPQIVLRDGGLSDIADEILFKHDIPVAPVEMVTVQEVDELAVAREREVEAAIEDWEDRAEEREREQNARMVDRLISEHRAGDRGESD from the coding sequence GTGAGCACCCGTACGAGTGCGCTGGACGCCGTCGTCTTCGGGGTGGATGTCCAGAGCGGCGACGTGCGCGGGGACGTGTCCTACGCGCTGGTCGCCTTCGACGGCGAGCACGTGGATCGGGACGTGGTCTCCCGGCGGAAGCTCCGCCGACTGATCCGCGACGAACGGCCCGCCATCGTCGCCACCGACAACATGTACGAACTTGCGGAGAACAAGGACGCGCTCGTCCACTTCCTGGGCGAACTCCCGGACGAGACGACGCTGGTGCAGGTCACCGGCGCCGAGCGGCCGGAACCCCTCTCCCGCGTCGCCAACCGCCACGACGTGCCCTACGGCAAAGATCCTATGAAGGAAGCGGAGGCCGCCGCCCGTCTGGCCGCCAACAACGTCGGCCAGGTCGTCTCCGCCTTTACCGACGAGACCGAGGTGAAGGTCTCGCGCGGGCGCTCGACCGGCGGTGGCGGCGGCTGGTCCGAGGACCGCTACACCCGCCGGATCCACGGCTCGGTCAAGAAGCGCACACGCGAGGTCGAATCCGACCTGAAAGAGGCGGGGCTGGAGTTCGAGCGCGAGGAGACCGAGAAGTACGGCGGCTTCTCCAACGCCATCTTCACCGTCGAGGGCCGCCCGCGGGACATCCCGGTCTCGAACGAGCGAGCGGGCGACGTGCGCGTCGAGGTCGAGCGCGTCCGCCGGGACGGCATCGAGTTCCGCCCGCTCGCCAAGCGCCGGGACCACGTCGTCGTCGGCGTCGACCCCGGGACGACCACGGCGGTCGCCATCGTCGGCCTCGACGGCGAGGTGCTGGACGTGCTGAGCACGCGGACGGCCGACAGCGCCGATGTGACCGAGTGGATCGTCGAGCGCGGTCGGCCGGTCATCGTCGCCGCCGACGTGACGCCGATGCCGAACACGGTCGAGAAGCTGCGCCGGTCGTTCGACGCCGCCGGCTGGACGCCCGACCGGGACCTGCCGGTCGACGTGAAACAGCACCGCACCCGCGAGGAGGGCTACGACAACGACCACGAACGCGACGCCATGGCCGCCGCCTTCGGCGCCTTCGACGCCCGCAAAGACCAGTTCGAGCGCATCGCCGCGAAGGTCCCCCCCGGCCAGGACGTGGGGCCGGTCGTCGCCCGCGTCGTCGCCGGCGAGGAGTCCGTCGAGACCGTCCTCGACGACCTCCGGGACGACGGCGGCGAGGACGGCGAGGAGCCCGACCGGCCCGACAACGAACAGTCCCCCGAGCAAAAGCGCATCTCACAGCTCGAATCGCAGGTCGCCCAGCTGCAGTCGCACGTCGAGAGCCTGGAGGAGACGGTCGACGAGAAGGACGACCGCATCGACGACCTGGAGGGGAAGCTCTCGGAGGCGCGCAGCGAGACCCGCGTCGAGGCCCGCAAGGACCGCGAGGTCACCCGGCTGGAGCGCGAGAACCGCCGCCTGACGGGCGAGGTCGACGAGCGCGAGGAGCGCATCGACGACCTGGAGGGCAAACTCGAGCGGCTGAAGGCGCTCTGGAAGCTCGATCACTCGAACTTCGCGGACATCTCGGAGAAAAAGAAGGGGCTCGTCCCGGTCAAGGTGGTCGAGCAGTTCACCAGCGACGCCATCGACGACGCCGACGAGCGGTTCGGGCTCGCCGAGGACGACGTCGTCATGTTCCGCGACGCCTCCGGCGCCGGCGCCTCGACCGCCGACAAGATCGTCGACGTCGATCCGCAGATCGTCCTCCGCGACGGCGGTCTCTCGGATATCGCCGACGAGATCCTGTTCAAACACGACATCCCCGTCGCGCCGGTCGAGATGGTGACCGTCCAGGAGGTCGACGAACTCGCCGTCGCCCGCGAGCGCGAGGTCGAGGCCGCCATCGAGGACTGGGAGGACCGCGCCGAGGAGCGCGAACGGGAGCAAAACGCCCGGATGGTCGACCGGCTCATCAGCGAACACCGCGCCGGCGACCGCGGCGAGAGCGACTGA
- a CDS encoding DUF7470 family protein codes for MIDKLGAAGIVGILVILGGIGLIASVEPLIAAGIGLVVAGVGLILYGVVTNVLASFGMGGMV; via the coding sequence GTGATAGACAAACTCGGCGCCGCCGGGATCGTCGGCATCCTCGTGATCCTGGGCGGTATCGGACTCATCGCGTCGGTCGAACCGCTGATCGCCGCCGGGATCGGCCTCGTCGTCGCCGGCGTCGGCCTGATACTCTACGGCGTCGTCACGAACGTCCTCGCCTCGTTCGGCATGGGCGGCATGGTCTGA
- a CDS encoding SCP2 sterol-binding domain-containing protein — MTPTLPGEADEWADRLQARLNDRDAFAEAAAGFDATFRFAILPDDRYDGDPVVLTVVVADGACVAARGHDPDADYDFGLAGPYAVWVDLLKDDLDITEAVMGDSLEFEGSEMELLSNREAVTELVRAAQTVEADFEY; from the coding sequence ATGACACCGACGCTGCCGGGCGAGGCCGACGAGTGGGCCGACCGACTCCAGGCGCGACTCAACGACCGCGACGCCTTCGCGGAGGCCGCGGCGGGCTTCGACGCCACCTTCCGGTTCGCCATCCTCCCAGACGACCGCTACGACGGCGACCCCGTCGTCCTCACCGTCGTCGTCGCCGACGGCGCCTGCGTGGCCGCCCGCGGACACGACCCCGACGCCGACTACGACTTCGGGCTGGCCGGTCCCTACGCGGTGTGGGTCGACCTCCTGAAGGACGACCTCGACATCACCGAGGCCGTCATGGGCGACTCCCTGGAGTTCGAGGGCTCGGAGATGGAACTACTGAGCAACCGCGAGGCCGTCACGGAACTCGTGCGAGCGGCCCAGACCGTCGAGGCCGACTTCGAGTACTGA